The Deltaproteobacteria bacterium genomic interval GAGCGTCAAGGTGCTCCAGCTGCCAATTGCGGTGGAGGCGACGACGCAGCTCGGATACTCCACGAACGTCCTCTTCTGGCTCGGGCTGCTCGAGCTCGCATGTCTTGCCGTCTACCTGATCCCGCGCACGGCGGTGCTCGGCGCCGTGCTGTGGACCGGTTACTTAGGCGGCGCCGTCGCGACGCACGTGCGCGTCGGCAACCCGCTCCTCAGCCAGGCGTTCTTTCCCGTCTACGTCGCGCTCTTCCTCTGGGGCGGCCTCTGGCTCCGCGACGAGCGGCTGCGCGCGGTGCTGCCACTCCGCGCGCCGAAGTGACGACCGGCTGCCAATCAGGAGCACGATATGGCGATCAAAGCACTCAAGCCCAACGTCACCGTGAAGACGATCGCCAGATTGCTGACCTGTGCACTGATCCTCGGCGCGTCGGGGTTGTTCTACAGGCCTGTGTTCGCTGCTTCGCACCGCCCTGAGCTCGAGTACCTCGAGGCCGTCAATCGCACGGGCCCTCCACGCCCGTCCTTCAGGACGACGAAGTTCGGGATGCTCTGCACGCCATACCGGGCCGCCACCGCGGGGGAGCGCTCCGTGTCCACCTTGAGGACGACCGCCTTGCCGGCCATCTGCCGCGCGACCCGAGCGACCTCGGGTGCGGCGCGCCGGCAGGGCGCGCACCACGCGGCCCAGAAGTCGACGAGCACCGGGACGGACGCTTCGCGGACGACCTCGTCGAACGTCGCGGTCGGCGAGATGGCGTGGCCGTACGCGGTTCGGGCGGTCACACGCGGGACAGCGACGAATCATGGCCCGAATCTGCTCACGCCTGCGACGTCGTCAACCGGCCGCGGTCACCGCAGCGCACGGCGGAGGATCGCGCAGAGCGCCGCGAGGTCGTCGGCCGGGAGACCCGCAATGGGCTCGGGGGGCTCGGCCATCCGGGCCACGATCCGCGCCCGGATCTCCGCCCCGCGCGGCGTGAGCCGCACCATCCGGATGCGTCGGTCGTGCGGGCATGCCGTCCGCTCGACGAGCCCCCGCGCCTCCAGCCGGTCGACGATGCCGGTGACGTTCGAGGCGTCGCACCCGAGCCGCTCGACGAGCCGGCGCATGGGGACGCCGGCACCCGGCTCCATGAGCCGCAGCACATGGCACTGGGGCTCGGAGAGCTCGAATTCCGCAGCCACCTGCGGCAGTCGGGTGCGCTGCCGCATCAGGAGGTCGAACAGCAGCTCCCACGCCTCGCAGGCCCGGGACGATCGGGGCATGTCGGGCACACATACTTGATGCGTCCGATAGTTGACAACCTCAAGGGT includes:
- a CDS encoding DoxX family protein is translated as SVKVLQLPIAVEATTQLGYSTNVLFWLGLLELACLAVYLIPRTAVLGAVLWTGYLGGAVATHVRVGNPLLSQAFFPVYVALFLWGGLWLRDERLRAVLPLRAPK
- a CDS encoding winged helix DNA-binding protein, which codes for MTVIPGNTTVSSSAMSRSVGMDPTVRTTLEVVNYRTHQVCVPDMPRSSRACEAWELLFDLLMRQRTRLPQVAAEFELSEPQCHVLRLMEPGAGVPMRRLVERLGCDASNVTGIVDRLEARGLVERTACPHDRRIRMVRLTPRGAEIRARIVARMAEPPEPIAGLPADDLAALCAILRRALR